AGTCGGCCCTGGCCGCCGAGGGCAAGGCGCCGGGCCAGGCCGGCCTCGAGGACATGGAGCATCATTGGCAGGCCGCCAAGGTGCTTGAAAAGAATGGCGAGGCGCTTGAAAAGAACGGCGAAACGTCGGCCTGATGGCCAGCAGGATCGCTCGCCAGACGAACAGGACACGGCGCTCGCGCGCCCGAGGAAAGACATCTCATCGCGGTGCGGGAGTCGCCATTGCAGTAGCGGGTCAACAATTCCAATAGCCGACAGGAGGGATGTCTGTGAGCGACGATCTGCATGAATCTTTGCGAGAAAATGTCCGTGTGCTGGGCGATAGCCTGGGGCGAACCATCGCCGATGATCTGGGCGAGGGCTTCGTCGACAAGATCGAGTCCATCCGCGGCCTGGCCAAGCGCGGCCGGCAGGGCGATCCCGAAGGGCGCCGCGAGCTGATCGAATACCTGCGTCGGCTGCCGGATCGCGATCTCTTGCCGGTCACTCGGGCCTTCAACCAGTTCCTCAATCTCGCCAATATCGCCGAGCAGCACTACCGGGCGCGCTTTCGCCGTGTCGAGGACTACAAGCCGGGCTCCCAACCCGAGCTTGGCGAGCTGATCGCCCGGGCACGCAAGGCCGGCCACTCGCCCCGCGAGCTGGTCGAGTCGCTGGCCAGCATGCGGGTCGAACTGGTGCTGACGGCCCATCCTACCGAGGTCATTCGCCGCACCCTGATCCAGAAATACGACGCCATCGACGACTGCCTGACCGGGCTCGAGTCGACCGTCGACTCGCCGGAGAAGGTGTCGCGGGTCCATGGCCGGCTGGAAGAGCTGATCAGCCAGGCCTGGCATACCGACGAGATCCGTCACGAGCGTCCTACTCCGGTCGACGAGGCCAAGTGGGGCTTCGCGGTGATCGAGAACTCGCTGTGGCAGGCGGTGCCCGATTTCCACCGCGACCTCGACAGCCTGCTGCTCGACGCCGCCGGCGAGCGCCTGCCGCTGGATGCCGCGCCGCTGCGCTTCGCTTCATGGATGGGCGGCGATCGCGACGGCAACCCCAATGTCACCGCCAAGGTCACCCGCGAGGTCCTGCTGCTGGGTCGCTGGATGGCCGCGGATCTGTATCTGCGCGATCTCGACCAGCTCAAGGCCGAGCTGTCGATGTGGAAGGCCAACAGCGCCCTGCGCGCCGAGGTCGGTGATGCCCCGGAGCCCTATCGGGAACTGCTCAAGCGCCTTACCGCTAAGGTCGAGGCCACCCGCGACTGGGCCAAGGCCGGCCTCGACGGCGAGCCCCACGAGGGCGGGCCGATCATCGAACATCGCGATCAGCTTTATGCGCCGCTGCTGGCCTGCTACCGCTCGTTGTGCGATGTCGGCCTGGATACCATCGCCAACGGCGTGCTGCTCGACACCCTGCGCCGGGTCGCCGTGTTCGGCGTCACCCTGACCAAGCTGGATCTGCGTCAGGAATCGACCCGCCATAGCCAGGTGTTCGACGAGCTGACCGACTACCTGGGCCTCGGCCACTATCAGGACTGGGATGAAGAGCAGCGCCAGGATTTCCTGCTCGGTGAGCTTGAGTCCCGTCGGCCCCTGATCCCGCGGCGCTGGGAGTGCTCCGGCGAGACCCGCGAGGTCATCGACACCTTCCGGGTGATCGCCTCCGAGCAGCGCGAGGCGCTCGGGACCTACATCATCTCCATGGCCGGTCAGCCGTCCGATGTGCTGGCGGTGGCGCTGCTGATGAAGGAGGTCGGCGGCGACGTGGCCCTGCCCATCGCGCCCCTGTTCGAGACCCTGGATGACCTCAACCGGGCCGGTGACGTCATCGACCGGCTGCTGGCGCTGCCGGGCTATCGCCGCCTGGCCGGCGACGAGCAGGAGGTGATGATCGGTTACTCCGATTCGGCCAAGGACGCCGGCCAGCTGGCCGCCGCCTGGGCCCAGTATCGGGCCCAGGAGACCCTGGTCGAGGTCTGCAAACGCCGTGGGGTGGATCTCACGCTCTTCCATGGTCGCGGTGGCACCGTGGGCCGCGGGGGCGGTCCGGCGCACGCGGCGATCCTCTCCCAGCCGCCGGGCTCGGTGAATGGCAGTCTGCGGGTCACCGAGCAGGGGGAGATGATCCGCTTCAAGTTCGGTCAGCCGGACATCGCCCTGCGCTCGATGGAGATCTATGCCTGCGCGGTGCTCGAGGCGACGCTGCTGCCGCCGCCGTCTCCCGAACCCGCCTGGCGGGAGGAGATGGATCACCTCGCCGAGGTGGCTCATAAGGCCTATGTGGGCGTAGTGCGCGAGAATTCGGACTTCGTGCCCTATTTCCGCGCGGTGACGCCGGAAGGGTCCTTGGGGCGGCTGCCGCTGGGCTCGCGACCCACCAAGCGACGCCAGGACGGCGGCGTCGAGACCCTGCGCGCCATCCCCTGGATATTCGCCTGGACCCAGACCCGCCTGATGCTGCCGGCCTGGTTAGGCAGCGGCGAGGCCTTCGTCCAGCGCTTGGCCGAGCCCGGAGGCCTCGAGCGGTTGCAGGAA
The genomic region above belongs to Halomonas sp. YLGW01 and contains:
- the ppc gene encoding phosphoenolpyruvate carboxylase; the protein is MSDDLHESLRENVRVLGDSLGRTIADDLGEGFVDKIESIRGLAKRGRQGDPEGRRELIEYLRRLPDRDLLPVTRAFNQFLNLANIAEQHYRARFRRVEDYKPGSQPELGELIARARKAGHSPRELVESLASMRVELVLTAHPTEVIRRTLIQKYDAIDDCLTGLESTVDSPEKVSRVHGRLEELISQAWHTDEIRHERPTPVDEAKWGFAVIENSLWQAVPDFHRDLDSLLLDAAGERLPLDAAPLRFASWMGGDRDGNPNVTAKVTREVLLLGRWMAADLYLRDLDQLKAELSMWKANSALRAEVGDAPEPYRELLKRLTAKVEATRDWAKAGLDGEPHEGGPIIEHRDQLYAPLLACYRSLCDVGLDTIANGVLLDTLRRVAVFGVTLTKLDLRQESTRHSQVFDELTDYLGLGHYQDWDEEQRQDFLLGELESRRPLIPRRWECSGETREVIDTFRVIASEQREALGTYIISMAGQPSDVLAVALLMKEVGGDVALPIAPLFETLDDLNRAGDVIDRLLALPGYRRLAGDEQEVMIGYSDSAKDAGQLAAAWAQYRAQETLVEVCKRRGVDLTLFHGRGGTVGRGGGPAHAAILSQPPGSVNGSLRVTEQGEMIRFKFGQPDIALRSMEIYACAVLEATLLPPPSPEPAWREEMDHLAEVAHKAYVGVVRENSDFVPYFRAVTPEGSLGRLPLGSRPTKRRQDGGVETLRAIPWIFAWTQTRLMLPAWLGSGEAFVQRLAEPGGLERLQEMRSRWPFFGTYLDMLEMLSAKADIDIAAYYERRLVDEPGLLELGAELRGRFTKLQAALLDILDQQELLENTPLIHQAIEVRNPYIDPLHGLQAELLQRNRDADGAISPSLTRALMVTMAGISAGLRNTG